The Arthrobacter sp. D5-1 genome segment TGTGCGTGCCTGGCGGCCCGGAGCGGAAGACAACTTCCACCTGGTGCTCTCCGACGCCATGAAGGTCACCGAACTGCCCGTGCCTCCCACGGCACTGGTGGCAAACCTGCCGTACAACGTTGCGGTCCCCGTGGTGCTTCACCTCCTGCAGCACTTCCCGAGCCTGCAGCACGGCCTGGTCATGGTGCAGGACGAGGTAGCTGACAGGCTTGCTGCGACTCCCGGGTCCAAGATCTACGGTGTTCCCTCCGTGAAGGCCGCGTGGTACGGGCACATGCGCAAAGCCGGTGTCATAGGCATGAACGTGTTCTGGCCTGCGCCCAAGATCCATTCGGGACTCGTGGCTTTCACACGCCACGATCCGCCCCGGACCCATGCCACCCGCGAGCAGGTCTTCGCCGTTATCGATGCTGCATTTGCCCAACGCCGGAAAACCCTTCGGGCGGCGCTGGCCGGCTGGGCCGGGAGCGCCGCTGAGGCAGAACGGTGCCTGGTTGCGGCCGGCGTGGACCCCACCGCGCGCGGCGAAGTCCTGGATATCTCCGCCTATGTCAAGATCGCCGAAGCCCGCCACCCCGTGGACGCATGAACCCGGGCACCCGCAAACCCAGCAGCCTCCCGTTCGCGGGGGACCGCTTCCATGCCCGGACAGTCCGCGTCAAAGCGCCCGGGAAGGTCAACGTCTCCCTGAGCGTCGGACCGCTGCGGCCTGATGGCTACCATTCGGTGGCCAGTGTCTACCTTGCCGTTTCCCTCTATGAGGAAGTGGCGGCTACCAGCACCGAGGCACAGGGAATCACTGTCAGCATCAGCCCCGACAGCACGCTTGACCTCGACGGTGTGGACATTCCGCTGGATGAGCGGAACCTCGCCTACAAGGCCGCGGCCATCATGGCCGAAATGTCCGAGAAGCCCACCGGTGTGCACCTTGAAATCACCAAGCGCGTGCCGGTGGCCGGTGGCATGGGCGGCGGTTCAGCGGATGCTGCGGCGACCCTGCTGGCCTGCGATGCCCTGTGGAACAGCGGACTGTCCCGCGAGGAACTCGCGCATCTGGCGGCAGAGTTGGGGGCAGACGTGCCGTTCTCGCTCCTGGGGGGCACCGCCGTCGGGCTGGGCGTGGGCGACAAACTCTCCCCGGCCCTGGCCAAAGCCCAGATGGACTGGGTGCTGGTCTTTGCAGATTACGGGCTCTCGACACCTGACGTCTTCCGGACCCTTGACGGACTGCGGGATTCCGAGGGCGTGGACATTCCGGCACCAGTGGCCGTGGACCCCACCATCCTCCAAGCGCTCCGTCATGGAGACCCTGAGACCCTCAGCCGGGTGTTGATCAACGACCTTCAGAGGGCTTCCATCACGTTGGCGCCACAACTTCGCGACACCATCGGACTGGGCGAAGCACGCGGTGCCCTGGCAGGAATGGTCTCTGGCTCCGGCCCCACTATCGCTCTGCTTGCCCGCGACTCCGTTTCAGCCAGTGTCCTCGCCGAAGAGTTGACCCACCGCGGCCACACTGCCTTGGCGGTCCACGGCCCGGTGCCCGGCGCCCGGATCATCTCCGATACCCTCCTTTAGTACCTCCGCATTCCAGCAGTAGAAAGTAGTACCCATTGGCCCATCTGCTTGGCGGCGAAAACCTCACCGTTTCGTTCGCGACCCGCACTGTCCTCGACGGCGTCACCCTCGGTTTGGAGGATGGCGACCGCATCGGCATGGTGGGCCGTAACGGCGACGGCAAATCGACCCTCATGCGCCTGCTCGCCCTGCGCTCGACGCCGGACTCCGGACGGGTCACCAAACGGGGCGATGTCAACGTGGGCTACCTGGACCAAGGCGACGTGCTCGACGGCGACCTGACAGTGGGCGCTGCGATCGTCGGCGACCGCGCGGACCATGAATGGGCCGCCAACGCCAAGATCCGGGAAGTCATGGGCGGACTGGTGGGCGACGTCGACTGGCACGCCAACGTCCACGCCCTTTCCGGTGGCCAAAAGCGCCGCGTTGCGCTGGCCAAGCTCCTCATCGAAGACCACGACGTCATCATGCTGGACGAACCCACCAACCACCTCGACGTCGAAGGCGTCGCCTGGCTGGCCCGGCACCTGAAGACTCGCTGGCGCGCCAACCAAGGCGCGTTCCTGGTGGTCACCCACGATCGCTGGTTCCTCGACGAGGTCTGCAATTACACCTGGGAAGTCCACGACGCCATGGTGGACATGTTCGACGGCGGATACGCCGCGTACGTTTTGGCCCGCGCCGAGCGTGACCGCATGGCGTCCGTCGTCGAAGGTAAACGCCAGCAGCTCGTCAAAAAGGAACTCGCGTGGTTGAGGCGCGGCGCCCCCGCCCGGACCGCCAAGCCGAAGTTCCGCATCGAAGCCGCCAACGACCTCATTGCCGACGTGCCCGATCCCCGCGACTCGGTGGCGCTCAGCAAGATGGCCACCGCACGTCTCGGCAAAGACG includes the following:
- the rsmA gene encoding 16S rRNA (adenine(1518)-N(6)/adenine(1519)-N(6))-dimethyltransferase RsmA, with product MTEPNSEPAAVAPLLGATDIRRLAEEIGVRPTKTLGQNFVIDGNTIRRIVAAANIDSDETVLEVGPGLGSLTLGLLDAAKTVVAVEIDPVLAEKLPATVRAWRPGAEDNFHLVLSDAMKVTELPVPPTALVANLPYNVAVPVVLHLLQHFPSLQHGLVMVQDEVADRLAATPGSKIYGVPSVKAAWYGHMRKAGVIGMNVFWPAPKIHSGLVAFTRHDPPRTHATREQVFAVIDAAFAQRRKTLRAALAGWAGSAAEAERCLVAAGVDPTARGEVLDISAYVKIAEARHPVDA
- a CDS encoding 4-(cytidine 5'-diphospho)-2-C-methyl-D-erythritol kinase, yielding MNPGTRKPSSLPFAGDRFHARTVRVKAPGKVNVSLSVGPLRPDGYHSVASVYLAVSLYEEVAATSTEAQGITVSISPDSTLDLDGVDIPLDERNLAYKAAAIMAEMSEKPTGVHLEITKRVPVAGGMGGGSADAAATLLACDALWNSGLSREELAHLAAELGADVPFSLLGGTAVGLGVGDKLSPALAKAQMDWVLVFADYGLSTPDVFRTLDGLRDSEGVDIPAPVAVDPTILQALRHGDPETLSRVLINDLQRASITLAPQLRDTIGLGEARGALAGMVSGSGPTIALLARDSVSASVLAEELTHRGHTALAVHGPVPGARIISDTLL